From the genome of Pectobacterium atrosepticum:
CGCGGCTTATCCGGCGTTAATGCTGTCCATTTGTCTGCGCTGGCACGCGCCAGCTGGGCGGCGACGGTATTGATTTCCGCCGACAGCGATGCCATATCATAATCCGCCATCGCGATGGTGGTGGAGTTGAAGGTGTTGGTTTCGAGAATATCGGCACCGGCTTCCAGATAGGCGTTGTGAATTTCACTAATCACCTGCGGCCTGGTCAGCACCAGCAGATCGTTATTTCCCTTCACATCGCTCGGCCAGTCAGCAAAGCGCTCGCCACGATAATCTGCTTCCTGCAGGCGATAACCCTGGATCATGGTACCCATACCACCATCCAGCACCATAATGCGTTGCGCCAACTGACGCCGCAATTCATCTACCCGATTACTCACGCGAACCCCATTCCCAGCCAATAAATACGATATATATTGCGTCTATCCTAGCATAAGTTATGAACACCCTAACGAGAGGCAGCATGAGACTTTTTCAGGTAATTTGCCGATAAAAAACACAGAGAAAGAAGAGTTGCATTCTGTGGTAAAAAAACGAAAATCAATTCCATTACCATAAAAAGGAATCGACGCTATGACGCCACCAGAGCCAGCCAAACGCGGGAAGAAACCTAGAGCCAGTACGGGCACCACCGTGCAGCCAACCGGGCAGGTTCAGTCGCTGACCCGTGGCCTGACGCTGCTTGAATATATCGCCAAGGCAAACGGCAGCGTGGCGCTAACCGATCTAGCTCAGCAGGCCGGTCTACCGAATTCCACGACCCACCGACTGCTTACCACCATGCAGCAACAGGGCTTTGTCCGTCAGGTGGGCGATCTGGGGCTGTGGACGATCGCATCGCATGCGTTTATCGTCGGTAGTAGCTTTCTGCAAAGCCGCAACCTGTTGGCGATTGTGCATCCGATACTACGCAAATTAATGGAAGACTCGGGCGAGACGGTCAATCTGGCCGTTCTCGATCAAACGGATAGTCAGGCGATCATCATCGATCAGGTGCAATGTACGGCGCTAATGCGTATGTCTGCACCGATCGGCGGTAAGTTGCCGATGCATGCTTCCGGTGCTGGGAAAGCGTTTCTAGCGCATTTACCTGATGCTCAGGTCACGCAGTTGCTGCACAAGAAAGGGCTGCATGGCTACACGCCACACACGTTCAGTTCGCCACAAGCGCTGAAGGAAAATCTCTCGCTGATTCGCAAGCAGGGGTATTCGTTCGATGACGAAGAGCACGCGCTGGGGCTACGCTGCATCGCGGCCTGTATTCTGGATGAACACCACGAAGCCTTCGCCGCCATCTCCATCTCTGGCCCGGTATCGCGCATCACGGACGACCGCGTCACAGAACTCGGCGCACTGGTGATCAAGGCAGCGAAGCAGGTCATGCAGGAATACAGCGGGCTATAAACAAGGTGTATTCCTCGTCAGGCCTTTTAGGCGCATGTCTATGCAGACTGTGGGAAGGTTTCGTGCGCAATAATACCGTTATTTTCATGCTACCTCGTAGCACGCGCCCGACACAGGGCGCTCAATCGCCGCCGCCCTGTGTACCCAGGCTTTCGGTGGGAATTATGCCGCTACGCGGTTCCATCGGTGTTCGTGACCGCTAGTCGAGCCGCCAGTGACGCGTTCCAGACGCGGCACTGGCTTTCGCGACGTCCTGTCGCTCACTCGGCGGTCAAGCCCACCGCTGCATAATTTTTCACGCCGGATAACGGCAAAGACCAGAATCATTCTCAGTAGTGATATATAGCGGCTCAGCACGTTGACTAAAACGCTTCCTACGCCGGTAGGCGTAAACATCTTCGATATGACCTTCCCTGATGCGTTGCTGTAATGCCCGCCAGTAGTCCGCACAAAACAGATCGCCATGCATTTCCTCAAACAGCGTGCGAATGTGGCGGTCGCTGCACAGGAAATGCGGAAATTCTTCGGGAAACACATCATTCGGCGCGACGCTGTACCACGGCTCTGCGGCCAGTTCGTCCTCCGGGTAACGCGGCGGCGGAATCTTGCGGAAATTCACCTCGGTCATGTAGCAGATCTCATCGTAATCATAAAATACGACTCGCCCATGACGCGTGACGCCAAAATTCTTAAACAACATATCACCGGGGAAAATATTCGCCGCCGCCAGCTGTTTGATGGCATTGCCATACTCTTCGATCACATCGTGCAACTGCTGTGCGTTTGCCTGTTCCAGATAGAGGTTAAGCGGCGTCATCCGGCGTTCCATATACAAATGTCGAATCACCAGTTGATCTCCCAAATCCTCTAGTTTTTCCGGCACCTCCCGCCAGAGTTCATCCAATAACTCCGGGCTGATGCGGTGCTTATCGATGACGAAGTTTTCATATTCCTGCGTGTCCGCCATACGCCCGACGCGATCGTGCTCTTTAACTAGTTGATAGCACGCTATTACTCGCTCCGCACTCACCTCTTTCTGCGGCGCAAAACGATCTTTGATGACCTTAAATACGCGATCGAACGAAGGCAGTGTAAACACCAGCATCACCATACCTTTCACCCCAGGAGCGATAATGAACTGCTCTTCTGACTCGGCAATGTAATGCAGATATTCGCGGTAATACTCGGTTTTACTGTGCTTCTGGCAGCCAATAGCCAGATAAAGCTCCGCCGTTGTCTTCCCCGGTAGAATGTCACGTAGCCAGGCCACCAGCGCGGATGGCTGCGGGGCATATACCATGAAGTAAGAACGGGCGAAACCAAACACCATGCTGGCGTCTGCCTGAGCGGTCAGGCAAGTATCAATAAATAGCGCACCACGTTCGTTGTGGTGAATCGGCAGCAGAAATGGAAAAACACCGTCAGGCAGCGACAGTTTCCCCACCAGCCAAGCCGCTTTGTTACGGTAAAAGAGCTCATTCGCTACCTGTAACGTCGCCTGATCAAGCTGCTCAGCAGAGAAGGTACTCTGTAAATACGTAACGATGTAATCAATATCACGCGGCAAATCTTCCCACGGTAAACGGAGCGGCACATCACCCAGCAATTTTTCCAACATACGCTGCCAGCCGTCAGTTGGCAC
Proteins encoded in this window:
- the iclR gene encoding glyoxylate bypass operon transcriptional repressor IclR, coding for MTPPEPAKRGKKPRASTGTTVQPTGQVQSLTRGLTLLEYIAKANGSVALTDLAQQAGLPNSTTHRLLTTMQQQGFVRQVGDLGLWTIASHAFIVGSSFLQSRNLLAIVHPILRKLMEDSGETVNLAVLDQTDSQAIIIDQVQCTALMRMSAPIGGKLPMHASGAGKAFLAHLPDAQVTQLLHKKGLHGYTPHTFSSPQALKENLSLIRKQGYSFDDEEHALGLRCIAACILDEHHEAFAAISISGPVSRITDDRVTELGALVIKAAKQVMQEYSGL
- the aceK gene encoding bifunctional isocitrate dehydrogenase kinase/phosphatase produces the protein MTRDLEKLVAQTILQGFDAQYGRFLEVTAGAQQRFEQADWPAVQQAMKQRIHLYDHHVGLVVAQLRCITGIRCDDADFLARMKHIYTGLLPDYPRFEIAESFFNSVYCRLFNHRELAPDKLFVFSSQPEKRFHEIPRPIAKTFVPTDGWQRMLEKLLGDVPLRLPWEDLPRDIDYIVTYLQSTFSAEQLDQATLQVANELFYRNKAAWLVGKLSLPDGVFPFLLPIHHNERGALFIDTCLTAQADASMVFGFARSYFMVYAPQPSALVAWLRDILPGKTTAELYLAIGCQKHSKTEYYREYLHYIAESEEQFIIAPGVKGMVMLVFTLPSFDRVFKVIKDRFAPQKEVSAERVIACYQLVKEHDRVGRMADTQEYENFVIDKHRISPELLDELWREVPEKLEDLGDQLVIRHLYMERRMTPLNLYLEQANAQQLHDVIEEYGNAIKQLAAANIFPGDMLFKNFGVTRHGRVVFYDYDEICYMTEVNFRKIPPPRYPEDELAAEPWYSVAPNDVFPEEFPHFLCSDRHIRTLFEEMHGDLFCADYWRALQQRIREGHIEDVYAYRRRKRFSQRAEPLYITTENDSGLCRYPA